From the Deinococcus aestuarii genome, the window CAGGAGCGCGCGGGGGCAGGCTTCGCGCTGGGGCTGGAGTTCCTGCCGCTGGAGGGCGTGGGGCGCGAGTGGGAGACGTGGCAGAAGATTGGGGAGGATCAGGCGGGGGCGAACGACGAGACGCCCTACGGGTCGTACGCGCCGGGAGCCGTCCAGGCCGCCTACACGACGCCCGGCTGGCTCGGCTTTCTCGTGGACGGCGGCGGAAATTCCGTTGGGCTGGATTTCAACCCCGGCCCCAGGGGGACGGTCGGGCAGGTCATCACCTTCGGGCGCGATGAGGTGAAAAAACGGGTGTTGGCCGCCTCCCTGGAGGGGTTCCTGGGTCAGTACCTGGACCGGCTGGAGTCCGGGAAAGCCACGGTCAAGGCGCTGCGAGGGTTCGGCGGCGAGAGGTGGGCGGTCGAGCTGGACAACGGGCGCGTCTCCTGGTCAGGCCTGTTTGCCCTGTATCCCGGCTTCGGCCCACGCTGGGAGCAGGAGCAGCACAAGCGGAAGCGAAGGCGTTGAACCTCCCGGGACATTTCCCTCCCCGGCCTTTCGTGAAAACGGAGAGTGGTCGAGGTGCCAAGGCAAATGTGGTTCCCGCCCGGTACCGCACGGATTAGGTTGCTGGGATGACCTCCGACCTTCCCGCCGTTCTCGCCCGCCTCGACGCCTGGCTGGCCGCGCATGTCCCGGCCATTCACGCCACCCTGCGCCCCGGTGCTTCAGACACAGAGTTGGACGCCCTGGAACCTCTCGTGGGGCAGAAGCTGCCGGAGTCGTTCCGAACCCTCTACCGCTGGCACGACGGGGAGCAATTAGTTGTCAGAGGCGTGTTCAGCCTCGCTTTCCTTCCGCTCGCTCAGATCCAGTTCGATTGGGAAACGTGGCAGGACATTGGGAAGAATTTTCCGGAGATGAATCAAGAGATCA encodes:
- a CDS encoding SMI1/KNR4 family protein; the protein is MSPDLPTTLARLDAWLAEHVPAIHATLRPGAPDAELDALETLTRLELPESFRTLYRWHDGQERAGAGFALGLEFLPLEGVGREWETWQKIGEDQAGANDETPYGSYAPGAVQAAYTTPGWLGFLVDGGGNSVGLDFNPGPRGTVGQVITFGRDEVKKRVLAASLEGFLGQYLDRLESGKATVKALRGFGGERWAVELDNGRVSWSGLFALYPGFGPRWEQEQHKRKRRR